A part of Candidatus Zixiibacteriota bacterium genomic DNA contains:
- a CDS encoding GAF domain-containing protein, translating to MPIPELDKIFDHYKVVEKDRHPYDVLSHEVYIVDPKHEILYADEKKKQKYGNDIIGKKCYEVFPIDKPRELPCSGCPCEEILSDRSDKPAFHHERFETTDKDGKLRYISETAVPLTDEIGNRVLALVLGRNITKRVRLENIKKEFYETLGSDYDIHLKLVVDRLHEIGYNRVRFYDVIDDCLSKNNPLFVLRAKAGRGGSIPDGYSFHLNDKGYHEVLRKLTKQAKANEVLSVNSLTEPKLLKSWDFSPGNKCIKDLGLENTPWIILPLLAQQKPENKDGDQNKRKQKKLVGLLSVDNKDKVDNKGKDKPVTSDDLGLLRNFADFLGEAIVAVRAEMNLRILNKISELITQKRVEAETHDLIAKEVCENMKAGMCSIFIYSDASRKLERHANYISKEILSDGNFGPEGKESKEEYAFDSPFMTAKSFREGSCLNIFDFHKIRYASERDKREYEKQIGEVSWNYVDLYESYAVKKTGKKRFEIKNAVFAPLKFEDHNIGVIRVVNNIRDGRYPFPDSDIDLLKSIALQIAAHSHYEGMKEDLNSAISKISSAIAARQFNLPNIAQNIVDTVKQISKAFAVTLFLTDDDHKKLISIAKAGYPKDFKGELEYSLDVNPEDKGIGITAWVALKKEPFKASKKEQIEKHGAHSGNYEKVLYGNRHAESLIALPMKIDDKIIGVFKVEDYEPNKFGKSFSTMFDILANLTSLAINSLQEIKRREELMIVLGHELATPAIALASMGAVMKKEYSVQEDIPPEIETLMVQKNELLDYCSILVAESKHLTFITSSREALDPYADYKFGYFSLNKLLKEVIDVLQPYAKWKYLEISSDKNAPKVAIEMDKNKLKQPIHNLLYNAIKYSHKNNAINVIWDHDDEYKNVILKIQDFGIGVPEKDVDVIFDKGKRGSNAPHKDPTGAGYGLYYSRLIIENHRGTIKLTNRKNPTEFTITLPITQPVEDKK from the coding sequence ATGCCTATACCAGAATTGGATAAAATTTTCGACCACTATAAGGTTGTTGAAAAAGATCGTCATCCTTATGACGTTTTAAGTCACGAGGTGTATATTGTTGATCCCAAGCATGAAATATTATATGCTGACGAAAAGAAAAAGCAAAAATATGGCAATGATATAATCGGTAAAAAATGTTACGAAGTCTTTCCCATTGATAAACCACGGGAGTTACCCTGCTCTGGTTGCCCATGTGAAGAAATACTATCCGATAGATCTGATAAGCCGGCCTTCCATCATGAGCGTTTTGAGACCACGGATAAAGATGGCAAATTACGTTATATTAGCGAAACCGCCGTTCCCTTAACCGATGAAATTGGTAATCGTGTCCTGGCCTTGGTTCTGGGCCGGAATATCACCAAACGGGTCAGGCTGGAAAATATAAAAAAGGAATTTTACGAAACTCTTGGTTCGGATTATGACATTCATTTAAAACTTGTCGTGGACAGATTGCATGAAATCGGATATAACCGAGTAAGATTCTATGATGTGATCGATGATTGCCTGTCTAAAAACAATCCCCTGTTTGTTCTGCGAGCCAAAGCCGGAAGGGGTGGAAGTATTCCAGATGGTTACAGCTTCCATCTTAATGATAAAGGTTATCACGAAGTTCTTAGAAAGTTGACAAAACAGGCTAAAGCAAATGAGGTCTTGAGTGTTAATTCCTTAACGGAGCCGAAATTATTAAAAAGCTGGGATTTCAGTCCGGGAAATAAATGTATCAAAGATTTGGGCCTTGAGAATACCCCTTGGATTATCTTGCCGCTTCTGGCCCAACAAAAACCCGAAAATAAAGATGGCGACCAGAATAAAAGAAAACAAAAAAAGCTGGTTGGCTTATTATCGGTGGATAACAAGGATAAGGTCGATAACAAGGGCAAAGATAAACCTGTCACCAGTGACGATTTAGGTTTGTTAAGAAATTTCGCGGATTTCCTGGGTGAAGCAATAGTCGCCGTTCGGGCGGAAATGAACCTCCGCATTTTAAATAAAATATCCGAACTGATCACTCAGAAACGAGTCGAGGCGGAAACGCATGATCTTATTGCCAAGGAGGTCTGCGAGAACATGAAGGCCGGCATGTGCTCGATTTTCATCTATTCCGATGCCAGCCGGAAACTGGAAAGGCATGCCAATTATATCAGTAAAGAAATATTATCGGATGGCAATTTCGGGCCCGAGGGAAAGGAAAGTAAAGAGGAATATGCTTTCGACAGCCCCTTTATGACAGCCAAATCATTTCGCGAGGGTTCATGCCTTAATATTTTTGATTTCCATAAAATCCGCTACGCATCAGAACGTGATAAACGGGAATACGAAAAACAGATTGGGGAAGTCAGCTGGAATTATGTAGACCTTTACGAAAGCTATGCTGTAAAAAAAACCGGAAAAAAGAGATTTGAAATAAAAAATGCCGTATTTGCTCCCCTTAAGTTCGAGGATCATAATATCGGCGTCATTCGGGTGGTGAATAATATTCGTGACGGCCGCTACCCCTTCCCCGACTCGGATATCGATCTATTAAAATCCATTGCGCTTCAAATTGCCGCCCATTCTCATTACGAGGGGATGAAAGAGGATTTAAACAGCGCCATCTCCAAAATCAGCAGTGCTATTGCCGCTCGCCAATTCAATCTTCCCAATATTGCTCAAAATATTGTCGATACTGTTAAACAGATATCAAAGGCTTTTGCGGTTACTCTTTTTCTTACCGATGATGACCATAAAAAACTGATTTCAATTGCCAAGGCCGGTTACCCAAAAGATTTCAAGGGTGAATTAGAATATTCTCTTGATGTCAATCCCGAAGATAAAGGAATCGGAATAACGGCCTGGGTCGCTTTGAAAAAAGAACCATTTAAAGCGAGTAAAAAAGAGCAAATAGAAAAGCATGGTGCTCATTCTGGCAATTATGAAAAAGTACTATATGGTAACAGACACGCCGAATCATTAATCGCTCTGCCGATGAAAATCGATGATAAAATCATCGGAGTTTTTAAAGTGGAGGATTATGAACCCAATAAATTCGGTAAATCGTTTAGCACCATGTTTGATATTTTGGCCAACCTGACTTCGCTGGCCATTAATTCCCTTCAGGAAATAAAACGCCGTGAGGAACTCATGATTGTCCTGGGGCATGAGTTGGCTACGCCAGCAATCGCTTTGGCGTCAATGGGTGCTGTCATGAAAAAGGAATATAGCGTTCAGGAAGACATTCCCCCTGAGATAGAAACCCTTATGGTCCAAAAGAATGAGTTGTTGGATTATTGCAGTATTCTGGTTGCCGAAAGTAAACATCTGACATTTATTACCTCCAGCCGTGAGGCTCTTGACCCATATGCTGATTACAAATTCGGTTATTTTAGTCTTAACAAACTTTTAAAGGAAGTGATTGATGTTCTTCAACCTTATGCCAAATGGAAGTACCTTGAAATAAGCTCAGATAAAAACGCCCCTAAGGTCGCTATAGAAATGGATAAAAATAAATTGAAACAGCCAATTCATAATCTCCTATATAACGCCATTAAGTATTCTCATAAAAATAATGCAATTAATGTCATCTGGGATCATGACGATGAATATAAAAATGTTATCCTTAAAATTCAGGACTTTGGTATAGGCGTTCCTGAAAAGGATGTCGATGTTATTTTCGACAAGGGTAAACGAGGCAGTAATGCTCCCCACAAAGACCCAACCGGAGCGGGGTATGGATTGTACTATAGCCGTTTAATAATTGAAAACCATCGTGGAACAATAAAATTAACAAACCGTAAAAACCCAACCGAATTCACTATTACGCTGCCAATAACACAGCCGGTGGAGGATAAAAAATGA
- a CDS encoding response regulator has protein sequence MKEVVFIDDDMMTMRHWVKYLELDHFVVKSFEEDIEALSYIDINHDKIGLIILDMIMPSEQFKMEETKRYFDTGWHLLDKIRTIMPDVPVIIFSIRHNLKASDTQHRVERILIKDQTTPENLSEIVGEILNGQ, from the coding sequence ATGAAGGAAGTAGTTTTTATAGATGATGATATGATGACTATGCGGCATTGGGTAAAATACCTGGAATTAGACCATTTTGTAGTAAAATCCTTTGAAGAGGATATAGAAGCACTGTCTTATATAGATATCAATCATGATAAAATCGGACTGATAATTCTTGATATGATTATGCCATCGGAACAATTTAAAATGGAAGAGACAAAACGTTATTTTGATACCGGATGGCACTTACTTGATAAAATCAGGACTATTATGCCGGATGTTCCGGTGATTATATTTTCAATCAGACACAATTTAAAGGCTTCAGATACACAACATAGGGTTGAACGTATTCTAATAAAGGACCAAACAACACCGGAAAATCTATCAGAAATTGTCGGTGAAATACTAAATGGCCAATAG
- a CDS encoding MGMT family protein — protein MVELFTKSVVKVIKSIPKGKVATYGQIALLAGNPRAARQVVRILHSMSEKEKLPWYRVINSRGKISLPPGYGYELQKSMLEKEGIEFRLDNSIDLKRFRWET, from the coding sequence ATGGTTGAATTGTTTACAAAAAGCGTGGTGAAGGTGATTAAATCAATTCCGAAGGGCAAGGTAGCCACTTATGGCCAGATCGCCCTTCTGGCGGGTAATCCCCGGGCCGCCCGCCAGGTGGTCAGGATATTGCACTCTATGTCGGAAAAAGAAAAACTCCCCTGGTATCGGGTAATCAACAGCCGGGGTAAAATCTCTCTGCCTCCGGGCTATGGTTATGAACTTCAGAAATCGATGCTGGAAAAAGAGGGGATCGAATTCCGCCTTGACAATTCAATCGACCTGAAGCGATTCCGGTGGGAGACGTAA
- a CDS encoding aminopeptidase, whose amino-acid sequence MLDPRNDKLADILVNYSCSVKKGDLVYLSMRGIPSLELGKAIIRKVTEAGGVPYWHYNDESILRQFLLRNNVEQLKKYAAIHLPLVKKTDCYISIAGSGNPFDLNDIPSDKMKLYKQLFYKPVLADQIIKKARWVAMRFPNDAMAQLAQQPQEVFEKFYYDVCCIDYRKMSKAMDPLVRLLRKTDRVHIKGPGTDLAFSIKDIEVVKCDGHRNIPDGEVYTAPVRNSVNGTISYNTPSLYEGTIYENIRFEFKNGKIIRADCSGDKAKLNRILDTDPGARYIGEFALGVNPMIKEPMKDTLFDEKIDGSFHFTPGRCYDMAPNGNKSAIHWDLVVIQRKEYGGGEIRFDNRLIRKDGQFVIPELKGKFTRRALGG is encoded by the coding sequence ATGCTTGATCCGCGAAACGACAAACTGGCTGATATTCTGGTCAATTATTCCTGCTCCGTAAAAAAGGGTGACCTGGTGTATCTTTCCATGAGAGGAATTCCATCCCTGGAACTGGGAAAAGCCATCATACGAAAAGTAACCGAAGCTGGAGGAGTGCCTTATTGGCATTATAATGATGAATCGATCCTCCGACAGTTTCTTCTGAGGAATAATGTCGAGCAGTTGAAAAAATATGCCGCTATTCATCTGCCGCTGGTTAAGAAAACCGATTGCTATATAAGTATCGCCGGTTCGGGTAATCCCTTTGATCTCAATGACATTCCTTCCGATAAGATGAAGCTGTATAAGCAGTTGTTTTATAAACCGGTGCTGGCCGACCAGATAATTAAAAAAGCCCGATGGGTGGCGATGAGGTTTCCGAATGACGCCATGGCTCAGCTGGCCCAACAGCCGCAGGAAGTTTTCGAAAAATTCTATTATGATGTCTGCTGTATAGACTACAGAAAAATGTCAAAGGCAATGGATCCGCTGGTACGCTTGCTTCGGAAAACCGACCGGGTTCATATCAAGGGACCCGGAACCGATCTGGCTTTTTCCATTAAAGATATTGAGGTGGTCAAGTGCGACGGACATCGTAATATTCCCGACGGCGAAGTCTACACCGCCCCGGTCAGAAATTCCGTCAACGGGACGATTTCTTATAACACACCTTCCCTGTATGAGGGAACGATTTATGAAAATATCCGATTTGAGTTCAAGAACGGCAAGATTATCCGGGCTGACTGCTCCGGAGATAAGGCCAAACTGAACCGCATTCTTGACACCGATCCCGGGGCGCGCTATATCGGCGAGTTTGCCCTGGGAGTAAATCCGATGATCAAGGAACCGATGAAAGATACTCTGTTTGATGAGAAAATAGATGGTTCTTTCCATTTCACCCCCGGACGGTGCTACGATATGGCGCCCAACGGCAACAAATCAGCCATTCATTGGGATCTGGTTGTCATTCAAAGAAAAGAATACGGCGGCGGAGAAATCCGGTTTGACAACCGCCTGATTCGAAAAGACGGGCAATTCGTAATTCCGGAATTAAAAGGCAAATTTACCCGCCGGGCACTTGGAGGCTGA
- a CDS encoding PAS domain S-box protein, translating into MDNLTKYRKIIESAAESIFILNRDGFIEIINPAAASRFGGLPGEFADRKLTDVLPGKNTDEFLLQVAKVFTTGKDQLVSAIPDCFRPGGDYETSLEPIRNTDGSITSVLCILRVISNSIKPESDLDSDKDFVRTLLDTANSLIVCLDEAAKIKVFNRECERITGYKSEEVIGLSWPNNFLPPSHRHQHLKDFKSWIKAHPRDVYDGPLVTKSGEIRTILWSNSCLISPKTDELTAIAVGHDITDRIRIEQALRESEARFTEALEYSRDIMYRLNLDTMEYDYISASARVITGYTSEEITRFGPEGMRRLTHPADLERLKDHRRQLITSSPESESSSTTEYRIKCHDGKYRWLSDSHALVRDSDNKPRFIIGNVRDITDQKLIEEALHKDQEELEKRVEYRTAELKTANLQLKEEIDNRKTIEMALRESEKRYELATNAGHVGVWDWNLETNEIYIDPKLKAMLGYADYEIKNHLDDWVKYVHPEDIEKVGSETERHLSGETPQFEIVYRMFHRDGSTRWILARATAVSDREGKAVRIVGTDTDITDRRLAEIELLETRQRLSHLLSSSPAVIYSCGAAPDFPTTFISDNIFESLGYNPIEFYDDPFFWSKQIHPDDYQRIMDTLKSITADGAFSYEYRFRRKDGQYVWLFDELSAMADDDGHISGLIGSWFDISARKNAERMLQKTADELRLEREILAEKNIALKQILDHIETRREEYKQAICREIEYAIRPFMRNLKRLSAGMDRREIEGLETKIQGILNKDIDVFRDRFSRLSPREMEICQLIRNGMSSKQISDHLNLAVVTIHKHREQIRKKLGITGKDINLISFLQNRWPDRHTQ; encoded by the coding sequence ATGGATAACCTCACAAAATACAGGAAAATAATTGAAAGCGCGGCTGAGTCTATTTTCATTTTAAACCGTGATGGGTTTATAGAAATTATCAACCCTGCCGCGGCCAGCAGATTCGGTGGTTTACCCGGGGAGTTTGCAGACCGGAAACTGACAGATGTCCTTCCTGGCAAAAACACGGATGAATTTCTTCTTCAGGTGGCTAAGGTATTCACGACGGGTAAAGACCAATTGGTAAGTGCCATTCCGGATTGTTTCAGACCGGGAGGCGACTATGAAACCAGCCTGGAACCGATTCGAAATACAGATGGCAGTATTACATCGGTGCTTTGCATATTACGAGTTATAAGTAACAGCATAAAACCAGAAAGCGATCTCGACAGCGACAAGGATTTCGTTCGAACTCTTCTGGATACGGCAAACAGTCTGATTGTTTGTCTCGACGAAGCGGCGAAGATAAAGGTTTTTAATCGGGAATGTGAGCGGATAACCGGATATAAAAGTGAAGAAGTCATAGGATTAAGCTGGCCCAATAATTTTCTCCCTCCCTCTCATCGTCATCAGCATCTGAAAGATTTCAAATCCTGGATTAAAGCTCATCCACGGGATGTGTACGATGGACCGCTGGTAACCAAATCGGGCGAGATTAGGACTATCCTCTGGTCGAATTCATGCCTGATATCACCAAAAACAGATGAATTGACAGCCATAGCCGTCGGTCATGATATTACCGACCGGATCAGAATCGAACAGGCTCTGCGTGAAAGCGAAGCGCGTTTCACCGAAGCGCTGGAATATTCTCGCGATATTATGTACCGTCTGAATCTCGACACTATGGAATACGATTATATCAGTGCTTCGGCCCGTGTGATTACCGGCTATACATCCGAAGAAATCACTCGTTTCGGACCTGAGGGGATGCGTCGGCTGACCCATCCCGCAGACCTGGAACGCCTCAAAGACCATCGCCGTCAATTGATTACATCATCTCCTGAAAGCGAATCATCTTCAACAACGGAATATCGGATAAAATGCCATGACGGCAAATATCGCTGGCTCAGCGACAGTCATGCGCTGGTTCGCGACAGTGATAATAAACCCCGTTTTATAATAGGTAATGTTCGCGATATTACCGATCAGAAATTAATCGAGGAGGCTTTGCATAAAGATCAAGAGGAACTTGAAAAACGGGTAGAGTATCGAACGGCTGAGCTTAAAACGGCCAATCTGCAATTAAAGGAAGAAATCGACAATCGAAAAACGATCGAGATGGCCCTGAGAGAAAGTGAAAAACGGTATGAACTGGCGACAAATGCCGGTCACGTCGGTGTCTGGGACTGGAATCTGGAAACGAATGAAATCTATATCGATCCGAAATTGAAGGCCATGCTGGGATATGCGGATTATGAAATCAAGAATCATCTTGATGATTGGGTGAAATATGTCCATCCGGAAGATATAGAAAAGGTTGGTTCGGAGACCGAGAGGCATTTAAGTGGTGAAACTCCCCAGTTTGAAATAGTGTACCGAATGTTTCACCGGGATGGCAGTACTCGCTGGATTCTGGCCCGGGCTACCGCTGTAAGTGACAGAGAGGGAAAGGCTGTCAGGATTGTCGGAACCGATACCGATATAACCGACAGACGCCTGGCTGAAATTGAACTCCTGGAGACTCGCCAGCGTCTGAGCCATTTGCTCTCATCGAGTCCGGCTGTTATCTACAGTTGCGGCGCGGCTCCCGATTTCCCGACTACCTTTATCAGCGATAATATTTTCGAGAGTCTGGGATACAATCCCATTGAATTCTACGATGATCCCTTTTTCTGGAGCAAACAAATTCACCCCGATGATTACCAGCGTATCATGGATACGCTTAAATCCATAACAGCAGACGGGGCATTCTCCTACGAATATCGTTTCCGGCGCAAAGACGGTCAGTATGTCTGGTTATTTGACGAACTGTCGGCAATGGCCGATGATGATGGTCATATCAGTGGATTGATTGGAAGCTGGTTCGATATATCCGCCAGAAAGAATGCCGAGAGAATGCTTCAGAAAACGGCAGATGAACTACGTCTGGAAAGAGAGATATTGGCCGAGAAAAATATCGCCCTAAAACAGATTCTGGATCATATCGAAACCCGACGGGAGGAATACAAACAGGCGATTTGTCGGGAAATCGAATACGCAATTCGACCCTTTATGAGAAACCTGAAAAGGCTGTCAGCCGGGATGGATCGGCGCGAGATTGAAGGGCTTGAAACCAAAATCCAGGGGATTTTAAATAAGGATATTGACGTTTTCCGAGATCGTTTTTCACGATTATCTCCACGCGAAATGGAAATCTGTCAACTTATTCGTAACGGCATGTCTTCCAAGCAAATATCCGACCATCTCAATCTTGCGGTAGTCACCATCCATAAACATCGCGAACAAATCCGCAAAAAACTGGGGATAACAGGAAAAGACATAAATTTAATCTCTTTTCTTCAAAACCGCTGGCCAGATAGACATACGCAATAA